Proteins encoded together in one Abyssibacter profundi window:
- a CDS encoding SDR family NAD(P)-dependent oxidoreductase — translation MSHPKQVVLITGGSRGLGRAAALALADQGDDVIITYRDQAGAARSVVEAVQAQGGQAASLQLDVADVGSYEAFVTAVRERLQQQWNRTDFDALLNNAGHSLNRPFEQTTEAAFDALMAVHVKGPFFLTQALLPQLRDGGRILNVSSALARFCLPGHTAYGAAKGAVEVMTRYMAKELAPRGLSVNAIAPGATETDFGGGAVRDNPEINAQVAANTALGRAGRPEDLGVVMAQLLSPESRWVTGECIEASGGMMI, via the coding sequence ATGTCACACCCCAAGCAGGTCGTCCTAATCACGGGCGGTAGTCGAGGTCTGGGACGGGCAGCGGCCTTGGCGCTGGCGGATCAAGGTGACGACGTCATCATCACCTACCGGGATCAGGCCGGTGCCGCTCGCTCGGTGGTCGAGGCCGTCCAGGCGCAGGGAGGACAGGCCGCATCGCTGCAGTTGGATGTGGCGGATGTCGGCTCATACGAGGCCTTTGTCACCGCAGTCCGCGAGCGGCTGCAACAGCAATGGAACCGGACCGACTTCGACGCGCTGCTGAATAACGCGGGTCACAGCCTGAACCGGCCGTTCGAGCAGACCACCGAGGCTGCGTTCGATGCCCTCATGGCCGTGCACGTCAAAGGTCCGTTCTTTCTGACCCAGGCGCTACTGCCACAGCTGCGTGATGGTGGCCGCATCCTGAACGTCTCGTCTGCACTGGCGCGATTTTGCCTGCCGGGCCACACGGCCTATGGTGCGGCCAAGGGTGCGGTTGAGGTGATGACGCGTTACATGGCCAAAGAGTTGGCACCACGTGGTCTATCCGTTAACGCCATTGCACCAGGTGCCACCGAGACCGACTTTGGTGGTGGCGCCGTGCGTGACAACCCGGAAATCAACGCCCAGGTTGCGGCCAATACGGCTCTGGGGCGTGCGGGTCGCCCCGAAGACCTCGGCGTCGTCATGGCGCAGTTGCTGAGTCCGGAGAGCCGATGGGTCACGGGCGAGTGCATCGAAGCCTCTGGCGGCATGATGATCTAA